The sequence below is a genomic window from Corynebacterium afermentans subsp. afermentans.
ATTTCCCGAAAGGATCCCTCCATCATGAGTGCTCTTGGAGTCACCGCACCTCAAGGCTTTTCCGCCGCCGCCACAGGCGCGGGCCTGAAAGCATCCGGCAGCCCGGACATCGCCGTCGTGGTCAGCGAAGGCCCCGAGTTCGCCGCCGCCGCCGTATTCACCCGCAACAAGGTCTTCGCCGCGCCCGTGAAGGTCAGCCGCGCGGCCGTGGCCGCAGGCGAGCTGAAAGCGGTGGTGTTTAACTCCGGCAACGCCAACGCCTGCACTGGAGAGCAGGGGCTGCATGACGCGCAAATTATGCAGCAACTCACGGCCGAAGGTGTGGGCGCGGAGCCCACGCAAGTCGCTGTTTGTTCGACCGGCATCATCGGCGATCTGCTGCCGATGGAAAAGGTGGAAAGCGGCATCGCAGCCGTCGTCACGCAGCTCGGCGACCACGGGGCAGACGCCGCCGATGCCATCCGCACCACCGACACCATCGCCAAGGAAGTCTTGGTCAAGGGCGACGGCTGGACTGTCGGAGGCATGGGTAAAGGTGCCGGCATGATGGCGCCGTCGCTGGCGACGATGCTGGTGTGCCTGACCACCGACGCGAAGGTAGATGCCCAGGCGCTGCAGACAGCGCTAGAGCGCGCCAACTCAACCACCTTCAACACCCTGGACATCGACGGCTCCACCTCCACCAACGACACCGTTATCGCGATGGCTAGCGGTGCAAGCGGGGTGGCCCCGGACCAGGACGAGCTGGACGCTGCGGTACACGAAGCATGCGCGCAGCTAGCCGGGATGATGCAGTCCGACGCCGAGGGCGTGACCAAACGGGTGAGCATCACCGTCGAAGGCGCCGCGGACGACGAGCAAGCGCTGGATGCCGCGCGCGCCATCGGGCGCGACAGCCTGGTCAAGACCGCCATGTTCGGTTCGGACCCGAACTGGGGCCGCGTGCTTGCCGCCGTCGGCATGGCTGACGCGGAAATGGACGCGGACAACATCTCGGTGACCTTCAACGGGCACACCGTCTGCGAATACTCCACCGGTGCCCCCGGCGCGCGAGACGTGGACCTAAGTGGTGCGGACATCGCGGTTGTGGTGGACCTGGGCACTGGCGGCGAGGGCCGCGCGACGGTGCGCACGACGGACTTGTCGCACGCCTACGTTGAGATCAACTCGGCCTACACCAGCTAAGGAGTGCGCGAGATGATGCCGAATTTGTCCAACGAACAGCGCGCCACCGTGCTGGCGGAGGCGCTGCCGTGGCTGCAGCACTACCGCGACAAGATTGTCGTGGTCAAATACGGCGGCAACGCCATGATCGATGAGGACTTAAAGGCCGCGTTCGCCGCCGACATGGTGTTCCTGCGCACCGTGGGCGCGAAACCCGTGGTGGTGCACGGAGGCGGTCCGCAGATCACCCAGATGCTCGCCCGCCTGGGCTTGGACGGCGGAGAGTTCATCGGCGGGTTCCGCGTGACTACTCCGGAGATCCTGGACGTGGTGCGTATGGTGCTCTTCGGCCAGGTGGGCCGGGACCTTTTGGGCAAGATCAACTCGCACGGGCCCTACGCAGTAGGCACGTCGGGCGAGGACGCCGGGTTGTTTACTGCGAAGCAGCGCAAGGTGGTAGTCGACGGCGAGCCGCAGGACATTGGCCTGGTGGGCACAATCACGGATGTGAACCCGGAAGCGGTGATGGACATCATCGAGGCCGGCCGAATCCCGGTGGTCTCCGGAATCGCCCCGGGGGAAAACGGCGAGGTCTACAACATCAACGCTGACGAAGCCGCCGGCGCGCTCGCCGCCGCAATCGGTGCCGAGCGCCTCGTGGTGCTCACCAATGTTGAAGGGCTGTACACGGACTGGCCGAACAAGGACTCGCTGCTGTCCAAGATCGAGGCGGGGGAGCTGGCCAAGATGCTCCCTGGCTTAGACACCGGCATGAT
It includes:
- the argJ gene encoding bifunctional glutamate N-acetyltransferase/amino-acid acetyltransferase ArgJ, which codes for MSALGVTAPQGFSAAATGAGLKASGSPDIAVVVSEGPEFAAAAVFTRNKVFAAPVKVSRAAVAAGELKAVVFNSGNANACTGEQGLHDAQIMQQLTAEGVGAEPTQVAVCSTGIIGDLLPMEKVESGIAAVVTQLGDHGADAADAIRTTDTIAKEVLVKGDGWTVGGMGKGAGMMAPSLATMLVCLTTDAKVDAQALQTALERANSTTFNTLDIDGSTSTNDTVIAMASGASGVAPDQDELDAAVHEACAQLAGMMQSDAEGVTKRVSITVEGAADDEQALDAARAIGRDSLVKTAMFGSDPNWGRVLAAVGMADAEMDADNISVTFNGHTVCEYSTGAPGARDVDLSGADIAVVVDLGTGGEGRATVRTTDLSHAYVEINSAYTS
- the argB gene encoding acetylglutamate kinase, with the translated sequence MMPNLSNEQRATVLAEALPWLQHYRDKIVVVKYGGNAMIDEDLKAAFAADMVFLRTVGAKPVVVHGGGPQITQMLARLGLDGGEFIGGFRVTTPEILDVVRMVLFGQVGRDLLGKINSHGPYAVGTSGEDAGLFTAKQRKVVVDGEPQDIGLVGTITDVNPEAVMDIIEAGRIPVVSGIAPGENGEVYNINADEAAGALAAAIGAERLVVLTNVEGLYTDWPNKDSLLSKIEAGELAKMLPGLDTGMIPKMEACLNAVKGGVKAAHVIDGRVAHSVLLELLTMGGVGTMVLPDDYDRAHYPDGTIFRKDDA